The Anabrus simplex isolate iqAnaSimp1 chromosome 1, ASM4041472v1, whole genome shotgun sequence genome window below encodes:
- the LOC136857508 gene encoding bromodomain-containing protein 4 yields MSTGGDVGAPDPLPPAPSKPRLQSPLDYRNGDLVSRLLAATPPYLYNMPLVPHSFFFSEMLRSFVQAKSEVPPPGAGRGGPILPPQQQQQRRSRKRAWRDMSSERPMSKPTPPAPPPPLDKPLELTTTSRQPPSQSEEKLPPPSNSPPVLPPPPPLLLPPCGLMPLSSPDNSLPPDMLLPPPPPPLWYPPLYPLPPQPPYGIDPLHFFIDLRVSGHIWDRKLGKDTPGGGNGPEGSLDEKPLPRPPSAGSTSGCSSTSASSLVKQSKHCSAFSVPQPRVSSERVHGPARASTSTHYVLQNLSRIYQDVRGSRDQETASENGAEDSEGGEGKSRCKDLRALIGLELVVDYVKHEGGPKRRPETPEDAAPLVVDVLDPDKSPPPPPPSAPELDNMRQL; encoded by the coding sequence ATGAGCACGGGTGGGGACGTGGGGGCGCCCGACCCTTTGCCACCTGCCCCCTCCAAGCCGCGTCTGCAGTCGCCCTTGGACTACCGGAATGGCGACCTCGTGTCGCGCCTGCTGGCCGCAACCCCGCCATACCTGTACAACATGCCGCTGGTACCACACAGCTTCTTCTTCAGTGAGATGTTGCGGAGCTTCGTGCAGGCCAAATCCGAGGTACCACCTCCAGGAGCAGGGAGGGGTGGCCCAATTCTTCCTCCCCAGCAGCAACAGCAGCGCCGAAGTCGCAAAAGGGCATGGCGGGACATGAGTTCGGAGCGACCTATGTCCAAGCCTACACCGCCAGCGCCTCCTCCTCCACTTGACAAACCACTAGAACTAACTACAACTTCCCGACAGCCACCATCACAGTCAGAAGAGAAACTACCACCCCCATCCAACTCTCCTCCCGTtcttccacctccacctccactatTGCTACCCCCATGTGGCTTGATGCCACTCTCATCCCCAGACAATTCGCTACCCCCCGATATGTTACTCCCTCCACCACCACCCCCTCTCTGGTATCCTCCACTATACCCCCTCCCACCACAACCTCCGTATGGTATAGACCCTCTACATTTCTTCATCGATCTCCGAGTGTCTGGTCATATCTGGGACCGCAAGCTAGGTAAAGACACTCCTGGCGGTGGAAATGGTCCAGAGGGCTCGCTGGATGAGAAGCCACTCCCGCGACCTCCGTCAGCCGGTAGTACAAGTGGATGTTCCTCAACATCAGCGTCATCCCTGGTGAAGCAGAGCAAGCATTGCTCAGCCTTCAGTGTTCCACAGCCTCGAGTCTCAAGTGAGCGAGTCCATGGTCCGGCCAGAGCGTCAACCAGCACGCATTACGTGCTTCAGAATTTATCTCGCATCTACCAAGATGTGCGTGGCAGTAGGGACCAGGAAACGGCGTCTGAAAACGGCGCTGAAGACTCCGAAGGTGGTGAGGGCAAGTCTCGGTGCAAGGATCTGCGCGCTCTCATTGGCTTAGAGCTTGTTGTCGACTACGTGAAGCACGAGGGTGGACCAAAACGTCGCCCGGAGACACCAGAAGACGCCGCGCCCCTGGTTGTTGATGTCCTAGATCCCGACAAGTCACCACCCCCGCCTCCACCGTCCGCGCCCGAGCTCGACAACATGCGCCAGCTGTGA